In one window of Helianthus annuus cultivar XRQ/B chromosome 17, HanXRQr2.0-SUNRISE, whole genome shotgun sequence DNA:
- the LOC110921755 gene encoding uncharacterized protein LOC110921755, translating into MAGTSLNSNKPPTTETIKFLCSYGGRILPRYPDGKLRYYGGHTRVVAVNRSLSYSELMVKLGELCGKTVSLRCQLPTEDLDALVCIKSDEDLANLVEEYDRAPCMHPTSFKIRAFLSTPKKCSPPTTPTISTASVSAGSGSGSGSGSSSSTGTQAASPPKSPSFTAPYSVMRHPVAIMNPCIYASPVKLPFCYNKSARKLPCHRYLNSNRFCVVSNGNHWQ; encoded by the exons ATGGCGGGAACATCTCTTAACTCTAACAAGCCTCCGACCACCGAAACGATTAAATTCCTGTGTAGTTACGGCGGCCGGATTCTTCCGCGGTATCCCGACGGCAAGCTGCGGTACTACGGTGGCCACACACGCGTCGTAGCCGTTAATCGGTCCCTATCTTATTCCG AATTGATGGTGAAACTCGGTGAATTATGCGGGAAGACGGTGAGTTTAAGGTGTCAATTACCGACGGAGGATTTAGACGCGCTTGTTTGCATAAAATCGGATGAAGATCTAGCGAATCTCGTTGAGGAATATGATCGAGCACCTTGTATGCACCCAACTTCATTTAAAATCCGAGCGTTTTTATCAACTCCGAAGAAATGTTCTCCGCCTACAACTCCAACTATATCCACAGCCTCTGTGTCCGCTGGTTCTGGATCCGGATCTGGATCCGGATCCAGCTCCTCAACGGGTACACAAGCGGCGTCACCACCAAAATCTCCATCGTTTACAGCTCCTTACTCAGTCATGAGACATCCGGTAGCAATCATGAATCCTTGCATTTACGCATCGCCTGTAAAACTGCCGTTTTGTTACAACAAATCCGCGAGAAAGCTTCCTTGTCATCGCTACCTGAATTCGAACCGCTTTTGCGTTGTTAGTAATGGAAACCATTGGCAATAA